From a single bacterium genomic region:
- a CDS encoding pyridoxal phosphate-dependent aminotransferase, with the protein MLNAAFTRIGLSPIVEISERIRDVAPRWEAKTGAKFAYLQRGELADNTPAYITRAMEQAVAAGLTRYPKSGGEPWFKDAVLARMAENGLTGLGREHVICTYGGQEGLQLVFNMFAGGRVVSFAPTWSCVLDNIAPYAGCTLDEVALVERDGRLDIDFAQVEAKLPGAALLYVNSPQNPTGKVFSREELSRLNDLCVKHGVHIVSDEAYEDFVFGGAKHVSMLQFPGDHIFGVFTCSKSYAATGFRIGYTVCRNAGIIAKLTLGEYTQTGGVVPFIQKAFVEAMTNEAERQAWLEPLLAKFARRRELIVEKLGPVLGPGLYRPEGAFYFFLNLKGLVPEAPAGQSQGEFTLQRFLDAGVAVIPGTAFGGAEYAHHVRISFSGIEEAELAKALDRITSQVFTGTKRASA; encoded by the coding sequence ATGCTGAACGCCGCCTTCACCAGGATCGGACTGTCGCCCATCGTCGAGATCAGCGAGCGGATCCGCGATGTGGCCCCGCGCTGGGAAGCGAAGACCGGTGCGAAGTTCGCCTACCTGCAGCGCGGCGAGCTGGCGGACAACACGCCGGCCTACATCACGCGCGCCATGGAGCAGGCCGTGGCTGCCGGCCTGACGCGCTACCCGAAGTCGGGCGGCGAACCCTGGTTCAAGGATGCGGTGCTGGCGCGCATGGCGGAGAACGGGCTGACCGGCCTTGGCCGCGAGCACGTGATCTGCACCTACGGCGGCCAGGAAGGCCTGCAGCTGGTGTTCAACATGTTCGCGGGCGGACGCGTGGTCTCGTTCGCTCCGACCTGGTCGTGCGTGCTGGACAACATCGCGCCCTATGCGGGCTGTACGCTGGACGAGGTGGCGCTGGTGGAACGCGACGGCCGGCTCGACATCGACTTCGCGCAGGTCGAGGCGAAGCTGCCGGGCGCCGCTCTGCTCTACGTGAACTCGCCGCAGAACCCCACGGGCAAGGTGTTCTCGCGCGAGGAGCTGTCGCGCCTGAACGACCTGTGCGTGAAGCACGGCGTGCACATCGTCTCGGACGAGGCCTACGAGGACTTCGTCTTCGGCGGCGCGAAGCACGTGAGCATGCTCCAGTTTCCCGGCGACCACATCTTCGGCGTCTTCACCTGCTCGAAATCGTATGCCGCGACCGGCTTCCGCATCGGCTACACCGTCTGTCGCAATGCCGGCATCATCGCGAAGCTGACGCTCGGCGAGTACACGCAGACGGGCGGCGTGGTGCCGTTCATCCAGAAGGCGTTCGTCGAGGCCATGACGAACGAGGCCGAGCGCCAGGCCTGGCTCGAGCCGCTGCTGGCGAAGTTCGCACGCCGTCGCGAGCTGATCGTCGAGAAACTAGGTCCGGTGCTCGGCCCCGGGCTGTACCGCCCCGAGGGCGCGTTCTACTTCTTCCTGAACCTGAAGGGCCTGGTGCCCGAGGCGCCCGCCGGCCAGTCGCAGGGCGAGTTCACGCTGCAGCGCTTCCTCGACGCGGGCGTGGCGGTGATTCCCGGCACGGCCTTCGGCGGGGCCGAATATGCGCACCACGTGCGGATCTCGTTCTCGGGGATTGAAGAGGCGGAACTCGCCAAGGCGCTCGATCGCATCACCAGTCAGGTATTCACCGGGACGAAGCGCGCGAGCGCGTAA